One genomic window of Oncorhynchus kisutch isolate 150728-3 linkage group LG26, Okis_V2, whole genome shotgun sequence includes the following:
- the LOC109870744 gene encoding telomere-associated protein RIF1 isoform X2 → MMATVPLTSSSLLPLLESLEDITAGQPEQTDAYLTIVNRLSGDDGTQFLPAVVKNFSRLGRTFQTHIASQNAELSQAALQALGFCVFHAHVVSAIPANFAEELLSALSSLVVKSTDKNTCTRALWVISKQNFPPEVVAKMVPEILRTLECVRTREDIQSVVMEHESLNVIIRLLDQTPAQMSECAVQWAKLVIPLVVHLASKVRLRAAAALEMGLPLLMEKQKEVAAIIEPIMSSKLIPELQKLFSTKNETNVLKLWPLFVRLLGKLLHRGGPFINSLLGLEELGFRSSSPNIKKIAFIAWKSLIDNFSLNPEILCSAKRLKLLLQPLRSIQVRTEALLLTKLEVWWYLVVKLGPNLPAHFEQVGVPLLQCTLGTDSAFPTTPARSSIQNSAVGTSTHKTGAPAFSSPTVMPRLSLNCSVVAGQAYPSIQLLGLEMLLHYFMGSEVTAAAAKNQLTLSLEPLVHPFLSSPPSFTKHGSLLISAVRDSFICIGKDAPDALLALIWRNLVSFVITTIDAAGHKKERQGSELLPLLLQALQSIISSEALPAHRALSLLEMTVKGIPQRILGSASYQVGKMDLLNGTPALFLILLFYNSSLVGGFVEDERFFLCLETLVSCGLSGLTSPLAFGEAVLGAVGRSAGTLGNKEQLWRMWSVVVNPLTVTITQTNEVNQGDALEHNFSAVHTALMFPITHLLPGNALPHVTQKSMLSTWSRLYKVFACCSALVATAEENVCCEELCGKMAAVLDRTALRVPSTLDAVANILLVIVESSDFSPYTSQFQQKMKSPHTPLAWVRKKSKALGNLSTFQTLLVQALEAFNAVETPETVPEGTGLALVSILSTLFSNLALATAIQEALASLTQPLTALYEQPGKTPNEQPKSTSSLGAKLEKLLVDVLGCLQTCSALAYDDELLSLLSPLLCVLFLHRRKHIRSLVTQFWNATFANALVLVYPEQLKPVLSQVKQNTPILLPGFQSVEVPDELSGQYSSESSQLETKVSGVQVTPGVKRDSLLVRVVEMDRSSKTCKPVSMKLDFGSPKPPRREELEEQASIDFVFIPPETKERVLTEHQKEVKRTKRVDIPAMYNNLDASLDTTVFTQYTQSQEESLDKFPAVEQAEDAEVKAEVPEENMEMGGDVADDTQEYISPTNETTESAKGEEKPGDELLPESADISMEDVNEDVLLKEDSAVETREDTSPDVSGGSDIVSGTPQKTNSRRQSFITLEKYAEGKPASPASVVTFTGPLTRTANSQAQAASSPEPPAGAGQAQAASPPEPPAGAGQAQAASPPEPPAGAGQAQAASSPEPPAGAGQAQAASSPEPPAGAGQAQAASSPEPPAGAGQAQAASSPEPPAGAGQAQAASSPEPPAGAGQAQAASSPEPPAGTDTDSQETEQARCRSSKNQSSKNEGEKPEPSEDQKQSEVEKPAEKRTSETDEDDVIPDTQTPVEILTEVLVPAFEEVVMGNNSQKEEESQGLLEGSPSSQADLSQGEPRRSGRRRSRPLRPGEDAEEWEEKDKRRKSQPKEAECQMDSPKTVPSPVSQADGQSQGRASRRSKLAVDVEDRGKDKLRKISHKEESELSRSNSPAAYINSQSQSCTVSNRRSSKSEDLVKDQQKRGVAEEELSQSDSQTDTPSASDNDSQSQSRCSKRSKLAVEVEDDCRQKLRSIRAQKVEEKMSQIDSHVAKPSQQESQLQGSASWKSKPLSDLEEVDFVDEVDKQDPTEHESDSQIATPSPADQTGDGQSQGRSSRRSKLVTESEEQGKGKLKRRGGTELLSQIDSQTTPSTTPSATPTDSQSQGRASRRSKVPIEVAESEVKRSLHLATDSAATPEKSQTHYQVAPSATSPTDRQLRPRGRTSQRNKMLKEQVKANNSPNPTPNMETENSQVADTESSQGSGRTKRRSASQALLGSNVENSESDASEPREDVQKGRKPTSAGAVPSPLATVGSAEPGADQDIPMDSSETSLKSDSQNPSSEALEVVKIPQDVEEALKIVNSLKPEVLVPSLPVITKKDLGQRETDMGGVVEAVDPFVPEKAESENTKLSSQQTDSSVEPDLEHMKSQDVFMSRRKKERGHKWSKSKANFNTVSSQESDHDDLECDHDDLECDRPTQIQRMLLNDFEQANSLTPSTEGNASSEDGLNKLCTPPIVNGLPTDTSPTEATEEKLSLQVSESSEKVLDGLKPVAVSSEEVTEEQMGEHEENRHPESATNVLEEDQREDVGRSIEQAQSGCFKALDEEQREEQYTSIKEGQPEADGTSTGTRETHTEPQTDNIQDITPLQERAKTDNVSGLECEETQMANNDLDLSPLNSFTLVPSDLHEAPVPLHHPSTSKDMLCQDSPPKQKDAVMGLEVGHSPSSGKTRGLWSPLASPSTSILKKGQKRPIEEESPSPFTKSRRVSFADPIQHQELADDIDRRSPVIRSSSPRNKTTSSSIPQAKYITTPTKGLLVLSPRNLRSPGYKSSKKCLISELGQEPRPIPKDCVYPALVRCSTPVEAVLPQITSNMWPRGFGQLVRARNIKTVGDLSALTPSEIKNLPIRSPKISNVKKALKIYHEQQKGRSDELKSFEEMEKLTSELEEPTVPQNQGEDKTPGDALVTELLDEPVSKEHEEHPEERPDQSRPDHQKTAEGGLLLEVESLAAHLTGEGLSHCSSDQLVLIHDQLGGMMRTVVLQLQSRLLAQNKDSGP, encoded by the exons ATGATGGCGACGGTGCCCCTGACCAGCTCcagtctcctccctctgctggaATCTCTGGAGGATATCACAGCCGGACAGCCGGAGCAGACAGACGCCTACCTCACCATTGTCAA TCGTCTCAGTGGGGATGATGGAACACAGTTTCTCCCTGCTGTTGTAAAGAACTTTTCACGTTTGGGTAGAACTTTCCAG ACCCATATCGCCAGTCAGAATGCAGAGCTGAGCCAGGCTGCACTACAGGCCCTGGGGTTCTGTGTGTTCCACGCCCATGTCGTCTCAGCTATCCCAG CTAATTTTGCAGAGGAGCTACTGTCAGCTCTTTCCTCTCTGGTGGTGAAGTCTACAGACAAGAACACATGCACCAGAGCGTTATGGGTCATCTCCAAACAGAACTTCCCTCCAGAGGTGGTGGCCAAGATGGTGCCAGAGATTCTGAGAACCCTGGAGTGTGTACGGACTAGAGAAGACATccagtctgttgtcatggagcATGAGTCGTTGAATGTTATCATAAG gcTGCTGGACCAGACCCCAGCCCAGATGAGTGAGTGTGCAGTGCAGTGGGCCAAGCTGGTCATCCCTCTGGTGGTCCACTTAGCCTCTAAAGTGCGCCTGCGGGCGGCAGCAGCCCTGGAGATGGGTCTGCCTCTACTAatggagaaacagaaagaggtgGCAGCCATCATAGAACCCATCATGTCCTCT AAACTCATCCCAGAGCTCCAGAAACTGTTCTCTACGAAGAACGAGACCAATGTTCTGAAACTCTGGCCGTTGTTTGTCAGGCTCCTAGGGAAG CTGCTCCATAGAGGTGGTCCCTTCATCAACTCCCTGCTTGGCCTGGAGGAACTGGGCTTCCGTAGCTCCTCCCCCAACATCAAGAAGATCGCCTTCATCGCCTGGAAGAGCCTCATagacaacttctccctcaatccAG AGATCCTGTGCAGTGCCAAGCGGCTGAAGTTACTGCTGCAGCCCCTCCGCTCCATCCAGGTGAGGACTGAGGCCCTGCTGCTCACCAAGCTGGAGGTCTGGTGGTACCTGGTGGTCAAACTGGGACCCAACCTGCCTGCACACTTTGAACAG GTTGGTGTTCCTCTCCTCCAGTGCACCCTGGGAACTGACTCAGCCTTCCCAACTACTCCAGCCCGGAGCTCCATTCAGAACAGTGCTGTGGGGACCAGTACACATAAAACTG GTGCCCCAGCCTTCTCCAGCCCTACGGTGATGCCCCGTCTGAGCCTGAACTGCAGTGTGGTGGCGGGCCAGGCCTATCCCTCTATACAGCTGCTGGGATTAGAGATGCTGCTGCACTACTTCATGGGGTCAGAGGTCACCGCCGCCGCTGCCAAGAACCAACTGACGCTCAGCCTGG AACCTCTGGTTCACCCCTTCTTGTCCAGCCCCCCTTCCTTCACCAAGCACGGCTCTTTGCTTATCTCCGCAGTCCGCGACAGCTTCATCTGCATCGGCAAAGACGCCCCAG ATGCCTTGCTTGCCCTTATATGGAGGAACCTTGTCAGTTTCGTAATCACAACGATTGATGCTG CTGGCCATAAGAAAGAGCGCCAGGGCTCTGAGCTCCTCCCCCTGTTGCTACAGGCTCTACAGAGCATCATCTCCTCAGAGGCCCTCCCTGCACACAGGGCTCTG AGTCTGCTGGAAATGACAGTGAAGGGTATCCCTCAAAGGATACTGGGATCTGCCTCTTACCAAGTGGGCAAAATGGATCTTTTGAAC GGAACCCCGGCTCTGTTCCTGATTCTCCTGTTCTACAACAGCAGTCTGGTGGGAGGGTTCGTAGAAGATGAGAG GTTTTTCCTGTGTTTAGAGACCCTAGTGAGCTGTGGTCTCTCCGGCCTCACGTCCCCTCTGGCATTTGGGGAGGCGGTCCTGGGGGCGGTGGGGCGCAGCGCGGGGACTCTGGGGAATAAGGAACAGCTGTGGAGGATGTGGAGTGTGGTGGTCAACCCACTGACTGTTACCATCACACAG ACCAATGAGGTGAACCAAGGGGATGCTCTGGAGCACAACTTCAGTGCTGTTCACACTGCCCTGATGTTCCCCATCACACACCTGCTACCTGGCAACGCCCTGCCACAT GTGACCCAGAAGTCCATGCTGAGTACGTGGTCCAGGCTGTATAAGGTGTTTGCGTGCTGCTCTGCCCTGGTGGCCACGGCCGAGGAGAATGTCTGCTGTGAGGAGCtgtgtggcaaaatggctgcCGTATTGGACAGGACGGCCCTGAGG GTTCCGTCAACATTGGATGCGGTTGCTAACATTCTCCTGGTCATTGTTGAGAGTTCTGACTTCTCTCCCTATACTTCACAGTTTCAACAGAAGATGAAAT CTCCCCACACCCCTCTGGCCTGGGTGCGTAAGAAAAGCAAAGCCCTTGGGAACCTGTCTACCTTCCAGACCCTGCTGGTCCAGGCCCTGGAGGCCTTTAATGCTGTTGAGACTCCTGAGACTGTCCCTGAGGGTACAGGCCTGGCCCTGGTCTCAATCCTCTCTACCCTGTTCTCTAATCTGGCCCTGGCTACAGCCATCCAGGAGGCCCTGGCCTCTCTCACACAGCCCCTCACAGCCCTCTATGAGCAGCCTGGGAAGACTCCAAATGAGCAGCCGAAATCCACCTCAAGTCTTGGAGCAAAG CTGGAGAAGCTCCTGGTTGATGTGTTGGGCTGCCTGCAGACATGTTCCGCCCTGGCCTATGATGATGAGCTGCTGTCCCTGCTGTCCCCCCTGCTCTGTGTCCTGTTCCTCCACCGGCGAAAGCACATCCGCTCCCTCGTCACACAGTTCTGGAACGCAACCTTCGCTAACGCTTTGGTCCTCGTCTACCCAGAACAACTCAA GCCAGTGTTGAGCCAGGTGAAGCAGAACACTCCTATCCTCCTCCCTGGCTTTCAGTCTGTTGAAGTTCCAGATGAACTCAGTGGACAGTACTCG agtgagAGCTCTCAGCTGGAGACCAAGGTGAGTGGAGTGCAGGTGACTCCTGGGGTGAAGAGAGACTCTCTACTGGTGAGGGTTGTAGAGATGGACAGGAGCTCCAAGACATGCAAGCCTGTCTCG aTGAAGCTCGACTTTGGCTCTCCAAAGCCGCCTCGTAGAGAGGAACTGGAGGAGCAGGCCTCTATAGACTTTGTGTTCATCCCCCCCGAGACCAAGGAGAGAGTCCTCACCGAGCACCAGAAAGAGGTCAAGAGAACCAAAAG GGTTGACATTCCTGCCATGTACAACAACCTGGATGCTTCCCTTGATACCACGGTCTtcacccagtacacacagagtcAGGAGGAATCACT GGACAAATTTCCAGCAGTTGAGCAAGCCGAAGATGCTGAGGTTAAAGCGGAG GTTCCAGAAGAAAACATGGAAATGGGCGGGGACGTTGCTGACGATACCCAGGAATATATCAGTCCAACCAATGAGACAACAGAATCTGCAAAGGGAGAGGAGAAGCCTGGTGATGAGTTACTTCCTGAGTCTGCAGACATTTCCATGGAGGATGTCAATGAGGATGTTTTATTGAAGGAAGACTCTGCCGTGGAGACCAGAGAGGACACCAGCCCTGACGTCTCTGGCGGCTCTGACATTGTCTCAGGGACGCCTCAGAAAACCAACAGTCGTCGCCAGTCTTTCATCACTCTGGAGAAGTATGCTGAGGGGAAGCCTGCTAGTCCTGCCAGCGTGGTGACGTTTACAGGCCCCCTCACCAGGACCGCTAACAGCCAGGCGCAAGCGGCTTCCTCTCCGGAACCACCGGCAGGGGCCGGCCAGGCGCAGGCGGCTTCCCCTCCGGAACCCCCGGCAGGGGCCGGCCAGGCGCAGGCGGCTTCCCCTCCGGAACCCCCGGCAGGGGCCGGCCAGGCGCAGGCGGCTTCCTCTCCGGAACCCCCGGCAGGGGCCGGCCAGGCGCAGGCGGCTTCCTCTCCGGAACCCCCGGCAGGGGCCGGCCAGGCGCAGGCGGCTTCCTCTCCGGAACCCCCGGCAGGGGCCGGCCAGGCGCAGGCGGCTTCCTCTCCGGAACCCCCGGCAGGGGCCGGCCAGGCGCAGGCGGCTTCCTCTCCGGAACCCCCGGCAGGGGCCGGCCAGGCGCAGGCGGCTTCCTCTCCGGAACCCCCGGCAGGGACTGACACGGACTCGCAGGAGACTGAACAAGCAAGATGTAGAAGCTCCAAGAATCAGTCTTCCAAAAATGAGGGAGAGAAACCTGAACCTTCAGAAGACCAAAAGCAATCTGAGGTTGAGAAACCAGCTGAGAAAAGAACAAGTGAAACTGACGAGGACGACGTCATCCCAGACACCCAGACTCCGGTGGAAATACTGACGGAAGTTCTAGTTCCTGCATTTGAAGAAGTAGTAATGGGAAACAACAGTCAGAAAGAAGAGGAATCTCAAGgtcttttggaaggttctcccagtTCCCAGGCCGATCTGAGCCAAGGTGAACCAAGGCGGTCCGGAAGGCGGAGGAGCAGGCCACTGAGACCAGGAGAAGATGCAGAGGAATGGGAAGAGAAAGACAAACGGAGGAAGTCTCAACCCAAAGAGGCAGAGTGTCAAATGGATTCACCAAAGACGGTGCCCTCTCCTGTCAGTCAAGCAGACGGTCAGTCACAGGGTAGAGCCAGTAGGAGAAGTAAGCTGGCTGTTGACGTGGAGGACCGTGGAAAAGACAAGCTGAGAAAAATAAGTCACAAGGAGGAGAGCGAGTTGAGCCGATCAAATTCACCTGCTGCTTATATCAACAGCCAATCACAGAGTTGCACGGTATCAAATAGAAGGAGCAGCAAATCAGAGGATCTGGTCAAAGACCAACAAAAGAGAGGTGTTGCAGAGGAGGAGCTCAGTCAAAGTGACTCTCAAACGGACACCCCCTCTGCCTCTGATAATGATAGCCAATCACAGAGTAGATGTAGTAAGAGGAGTAAGTTGGCTGTGGAAGTGGAGGATGATTGCAGGCAGAAACTAAGGAGTATTAGGGCTCAGAAGGTGGAGGAAAAGATGAGCCAAATTGATTCACATGTAGCCAAACCATCTCAACAAGAGAGCCAGTTACAGGGTAGTGCAAGCTGGAAGAGCAAACCACTCAGTGATTTGGAGGAGGTTGACTTTGTCGATGAGGTTGACAAGCAGGATCCTACTGAGCACGAAAGTGATTCTCAGATTGCCACACCCTCTCCTGCTGATCAAACAGGAGATGGCCAATCGCAGGGTAGATCTAGCAGGAGGAGTAAATTGGTCACCGAGTCAGAAGAACAGGGTAAAGGCaagctgaagaggagaggcggtACAGAGCTACTCAGCCAAATTGACTCACAGACTACACCTTCAACCACACCTTCAGCCACTCCAACAGACAGCCAGTCGCAGGGTAGAGCAAGCAGGAGAAGCAAGGTTCCCATTGAAGTGGCTGAGTCTGAGGTCAAAAGAAGCCTGCATTTGGCCACTGATTCAGCAGCAACACCAGAGAAGAGCCAGACTCATTATCAGGTCGCTCCTTCTGCCACCAGTCCAACAGACCGCCAGCTGAGGCCCAGGGGCAGAACCAGTCAAAGAAACAAGATGTTAAAGGAGCAGGTAAAAGCCAACAACAGCCCGAACCCAACTCCTAACATGGAGACTGAGAACTCACAGGTGGCAGATACAGAATCCTCACAAGGAAGTGGAAGGACTAAAAGGCGTAGTGCCTCCCAGGCCTTACTAGGCTCCAACGTGGAGAACTCTGAGTCGGATGCTTCAGAGCCCCGGGAGGATGTCCAGAAAGGCCGGAAGCCCACGTCAGCTGGAGCGGTTCCAAGCCCTCTGGCTACAGTTGGATCAGCAGAGCCAGGGGCTGACCAAGATATCCCAATGGATAGTTCTGAAACTTCTCTAAAGTCAGACTCGCAAAACCCATCAAGTGAGGCCTTAGAAGTCGTCAAGATTCCACAGGATGTGGAGGAAGCCCTTAAAATTGTCAACTCCCTTAAACCTGAAGTGCTAGTTCCAAGTCTTCCTGTGATAACTAAGAAAGATCTGGGGCAGAGGGAGACGGACATGGGGGGTGTGGTTGAGGCAGTTGACCCCTTTGTGCCAGAGAAGGCTGAGAGTGAAAATACTAAGCTTTCTTCTCAACAGACGGACTCTTCAGTAGAACCTGATCTAGAACATATGAAAAGCCAGGATGTGTTTATGTCTCGACGGAAGAAGGAACGTGGACATAAATGGTCAAAAAGCAAAGCGAATTTCAACACAGTCTCCTCTCAGGAGAGTGACCATGATGACCTAGAGTGTGACCATGATGACCTAGAGTGTGACAGGCCAACACAGATCCAAAGAATGCTGCTCAATGACTTTGAGCAGGCCaactctctcactccttccactGAAGGAAATGCCAGCTCTGAAGATGGACTAAACAAACTATGTACCCCTCCCATTGTCAATGGCCTCCCCACAGATACTTCACCTACTGAGGCAACAGAGGAGAAACTGAGTCTTCAGGTCTCTGAGTCCTCAGAGAAGGTTTTAGATGGGCTGAAGCCTGTGGCTGTCTCCAGTGAGGAGGTGACCGAGGAGCAGATGGGAGAACACGAGGAGAATAGACATCCAGAGTCTGCTACCAATGTTCTAGAGGAGGACCAACGTGAAGATGTTGGCAGGTCTATTGAGCAAGCCCAGTCAGGGTGTTTCAAAGCCTTAGATGAGGAGCAACGGGAGGAGCAGTACACATCTATCAAAGAAGGACAGCCAGAGGCTGATGGCACCTCTACTGGAACCAGAGAAACCCACACTGAGCCTCAGACGGACAACATTCAAGATATCACTCCTCTCCAAGAGAGGGCAAAAACTGACAATGTATCTGGCCTCGAGTGTGAAGAAACCCAGATGGCCAATAATGACCTAGATCTATCTCCTTTAAACTCTTTTACCCTTGTGCCCTCTGACCTTCACGAAGCCCCAGTGCCTCTACATCACCCAAGTACCTCTAAAGACATGTTGTGCCAAGACTCCCCACCCAAGCAGAAGGATGCTGTGATGGGGCTGGAGGTGGGCCATAGCCCCAGCAGTGGCAAGACCAGGGGGTTGTGGTCCCCCTTAGCTTccccctccacctctatcctgaaGAAGGGACAGAAAAGACCAATAGAAGAGGAGAGTCCTTCGCCTTTCACCAAG TCTCGACGAGTATCATTTGCTGACCCAATTCAACACCAGGAGCTGGCAGATGACATTGACCGTCGCAGCCCTGTCATCCGATCCAGCTCCCCAAGAAACAAAACTACCAGCAGCAGCATCCCTCAGGCGAAG TATATCACAACACCAACAAAGGGCTTACTGGTCCTCAGTCCACGCAATCTCCGCAGCCCGGGGTACAAGAGCTCCAAGAAATGCCTG ATCTCTGAGCTGGGCCAGGAGCCGAGGCCCATCCCAAAGGACTGTGTGTACCCGGCCCTGGTCCGCTGTTCTACCCCTGTGGAAGCAGTGCTTCCTCAGATCACCTCCAACATGTG GCCTCGTGGCTTTGGCCAGCTTGTGCGAGCCCGGAATATCAAAACTGTCGGAGACCTCAGTGCTCTCACACCAAGTGAAATCAAGAACCTTCCCATTCGTTCCCCAAAGATTTCTAATGTGAAGAAAGCACTTAAAATATATCACGAACAGCAG AAGGGCCGTAGTGATGAGCTGAAGAGTTTTGAGGAGATGGAGAAGCTGACATCTGAGCTGGAGGAGCCAACTGTTCCTCAGAACCAGGGAGAGGACAAGACTCCAGGAGATGCCCTAG TCACAGAGTTGTTGGATGAGCCAGTGTCCAAGGAGCACGAGGAACATCCAGAGGAGAGACCGGACCAAAGCAGGCCTGACCACCAGAAGACTGCTGAGGGTGGTCTGCTGTTGGAGGTGGAGTCTCTGGCGGCTCATCTGACTGGGGAGGGATTGAGCCACTGCTCCTCTGACCAGCTGGTTCTGATCCATGATCAGCTGGGAGGCATGATGAGGACGGTGGTGCTGCAGCTGCAGAGCAGATTACTGGCTCAGAACAAGGACAGCGGACCCTGA